The Kitasatospora setae KM-6054 genome contains a region encoding:
- a CDS encoding FMN-binding protein, producing the protein MRRAVITASATAAGVVLLLALKPHDPAASRTISATGSTGATGSTGSTGSTDNGTAQDTGADSRTLTGSAVNTRYGPVQVKVTMAGTRISRIDVLQYPTRDRRDRETNEYAVPVLNQEAIAAQSADIDVVSGATYTSEGYVRSLQSALDQAKK; encoded by the coding sequence ATGCGACGCGCCGTCATCACCGCCTCCGCGACCGCCGCCGGAGTCGTCCTGCTGCTCGCCCTGAAGCCGCACGACCCGGCCGCCAGCCGCACCATCTCCGCCACCGGCTCGACCGGCGCCACCGGCTCGACCGGCTCGACCGGCTCAACCGACAACGGCACCGCGCAGGACACCGGCGCGGACTCCCGGACCCTGACCGGCAGCGCGGTCAACACCCGGTACGGGCCGGTGCAGGTCAAGGTCACCATGGCCGGGACGCGGATCAGCCGGATCGACGTGCTCCAGTACCCCACCCGCGACCGCCGCGACCGGGAGACCAACGAGTACGCCGTCCCGGTCCTCAACCAGGAGGCGATAGCCGCCCAGAGCGCGGACATCGACGTGGTCTCCGGCGCGACGTACACCAGCGAGGGCTACGTCCGCTCGCTGCAGAGCGCCCTCGACCAGGCGAAGAAGTGA